A single genomic interval of Natator depressus isolate rNatDep1 chromosome 14, rNatDep2.hap1, whole genome shotgun sequence harbors:
- the CENPX gene encoding centromere protein X — protein sequence MGLSPETPATHVRGRVPLRDYSSHDAARSRRPAPPRGRCRMEKQAESASGFRKETMNKILHLHFKDDKTRVSSDALLLMAEMLNVFVREAAARGARQAQAEDLDRVDIEHVEKVLPQLLLDF from the exons ATGGGACTGAGCCCGGAAACACCAGCGACTCACGTCCGGGGGCGGGTTCCGCTGCgggactacagctcccatgatgcCGCGCGCAGTAGGCGACCCGCCCCCCCACGGGGTCGCTGCAGGATGGAGAAGCAGGCAGAGAGCGCGAGCGGCTTCAGGAAG GAGACTATGAACAAAATACTTCATCTCCACTTCAAAGATGACAAAACTCGAG TCAGCAGTGATGCTTTGCTGCTAATGGCAGAAATGCTGAACGTATTTGTTCGAG AAGCTGCAGCCCGCGGAGCACGGCAGGCTCAGGCCGAGGACCTGGACAGGGTGGATATCGAACACGTGGAGAAAGTGCTGCCACAGCTG CTTCTGGATTTTTAG